A window of the Melospiza melodia melodia isolate bMelMel2 chromosome 25, bMelMel2.pri, whole genome shotgun sequence genome harbors these coding sequences:
- the SHC1 gene encoding SHC-transforming protein 1 isoform X5, producing MPEGRGPEDMNKLSCGKKTRVEGGQLGGDEWTRHGSFVNKPTRGWLHPDDKVMGSGVSYHVRYMGCVEVLQSMRALDFNTRTQVTREAIGLVCEAVPGAKGAVRRRKPCSRSLNSILGKSNLKFAGMPITLTISTSSLNLMASDCKQIIANHHMQSISFASGGDPDTAEYVAYVAKDPVNQRACHILECPEGLAQDVISTIGQAFELRFKQYLKNPPKLVTPHDRMAGFDGSAWDEEEEEPAPDHQYYNDFPGKEPPIGGVVDMRLQDGAAQTPNHLGATLPVGQSGGEFDPQKQHTPAQAGREKYPAPAGTAGRPDLFDDPSYVNVQNIDKTRQAPAASTPATANGSTQRDLFDMKPFEDALRVPPSVPVGLPPAQVVASMEEQLRREPWYHGKMSRKEAEKLLKVNGDFLVRESTTTPGQYVLTGLQGGQPKHLLLVDPEGVVRTKDHRFESVSHLISYHMDNHLPIISAGSEMCLQQPVERRL from the exons ATGCCGGAGGGGCGCGGGCCGGAA GATATGAACAAGCTGAGCTGTGGGAAGAAGACGCGGGTGGAAGGCGGCCAGCTGGGGGGTGATGAGTGGACCCGCCACGGCAGCTTTGTCAACAAACCCACCCGCGGCTGGCTGCACCCAGATGACAAAGTCATGGGCTCTGGGGTCTCCTACCATGTCCGG TACATGGGCTGTGTGGAAGTGCTCCAGTCCATGAGGGCTCTGGATTTCAACACCAGGACACAGGTGACCAG GGAGGCCATTGGGCTGGTATGTGAGGCTGTGCCTggtgccaagggagccgtgaggaggaggaag CCCTGCAGCCGCTCCCTGAACTCCATCCTGGGCAAGAGCAACCTGAAGTTTGCAGGCATGCCCATCACCCTGACCATCTCCACCAGCAGCCTCAACCTCATGGCCTCAGACTGCAAGCAG ATCATCGCCAACCACCACATGCAGTCGATTTCCTTCGCATCAGGGGGAGACCCG GACACAGCTGAATACGTTGCCTACGTTGCCAAAGACCCCGTCAATCAGAGAG CCTGCCATATCCTGGAGTGTCCTGAGGGCTTGGCCCAGGATGTGATCAGCACCATCGGGCAGGCCTTCGAGCTGCGCTTCAAGCAGTACCTGAAGAACCCTCCAAAGCTGGTGACCCCCCATGACAG GATGGCAGGGTTTGATGGCTCTGCCTgggatgaagaagaggaggaaccAGCCCCAGATCACCAGTACTACAACGACTTCCCTGGCAAGGAGCCTCCCATTGGGGGGGTCGTGGACATGCGGCTGCAGGATGGGGCAGCTCAGACCCCAAATCACTTGGGTGCCACACTG CCTGTTGGCCAATCCGGTGGGGAGTTTGACCCCCAGAAGCAGCACACTCCTGCCCAAG CAGGGAGAGAGAAGTACCCAGCtccagcaggcacagctgggcgCCCAGACCTCTTTGATGACCCGTCCTACGTCAACGTGCAGAACATAGACAAGACAAGACAAGCTCCAGCTGCCAGCACCCCTGCCACAGCCAACGGCAGCACTCAGAGGGACCTCTTTGACATGA AGCCCTTTGAAGATGCCCTGCGTGTGCCCCCCTCTGTGCCTGTGGGGCTGCCCCCTGCCCAGGTTGTGGCCTccatggaggagcagctgaggagggaGCCCTGGTACCACGGCAAAATGAGCCGCAAGGAGGCCGAGAAGCTGCTCAAGGTCAACGGGGACTTCCTGGTGAGGGAGAGCACCACCACCCCGGGCCAGTATGTGCTGACTGGcctgcagggtgggcagcccaAGCATCTGCTGCTCGTGGATCCCGAGGGAGTG GTGAGGACAAAAGATCATCGCTTTGAGAGCGTCAGCCACCTCATCAGCTACCACATGGACAATCACCTGCCCATCATCTCAGCCGGCAGTGAGATGTGCCTGCAGCAGCCCGTGGAGAGGAGGCTGTGA
- the SHC1 gene encoding SHC-transforming protein 1 isoform X3 encodes MARRQLPGFSYSLCRQRGTATTTPTTCGQHGGAGSASWHRGHLSRLGQGCLTPCLSLNHRLECQTRGALCLLPARGPPCPPPPMEYVDMNKLSCGKKTRVEGGQLGGDEWTRHGSFVNKPTRGWLHPDDKVMGSGVSYHVRYMGCVEVLQSMRALDFNTRTQVTREAIGLVCEAVPGAKGAVRRRKPCSRSLNSILGKSNLKFAGMPITLTISTSSLNLMASDCKQIIANHHMQSISFASGGDPDTAEYVAYVAKDPVNQRACHILECPEGLAQDVISTIGQAFELRFKQYLKNPPKLVTPHDRMAGFDGSAWDEEEEEPAPDHQYYNDFPGKEPPIGGVVDMRLQDGAAQTPNHLGATLPVGQSGGEFDPQKQHTPAQAGREKYPAPAGTAGRPDLFDDPSYVNVQNIDKTRQAPAASTPATANGSTQRDLFDMKPFEDALRVPPSVPVGLPPAQVVASMEEQLRREPWYHGKMSRKEAEKLLKVNGDFLVRESTTTPGQYVLTGLQGGQPKHLLLVDPEGVVRTKDHRFESVSHLISYHMDNHLPIISAGSEMCLQQPVERRL; translated from the exons ATGGCAAGAAGGCAACTTCCAGGTTTCTCCTACTCTTTGTGCCGGCAGCGTGGCACGGCAACCACAACCCCAACCACCTGTGGACAGCATGGAGGAGCAGGGTCTGCCTCTTGGCACCGTGGCCACCTCagcaggctgggacagggctgccTAACTCCCTGTTTGTCCCTGAACCACAGGTTGGAGTGCCAGACGAGAGGGGCTCTGTGTCTGCTCCCCGCCCGGGGCCCGCCCTGCCCTCCGCCGCCGATGGAGTATGTG GATATGAACAAGCTGAGCTGTGGGAAGAAGACGCGGGTGGAAGGCGGCCAGCTGGGGGGTGATGAGTGGACCCGCCACGGCAGCTTTGTCAACAAACCCACCCGCGGCTGGCTGCACCCAGATGACAAAGTCATGGGCTCTGGGGTCTCCTACCATGTCCGG TACATGGGCTGTGTGGAAGTGCTCCAGTCCATGAGGGCTCTGGATTTCAACACCAGGACACAGGTGACCAG GGAGGCCATTGGGCTGGTATGTGAGGCTGTGCCTggtgccaagggagccgtgaggaggaggaag CCCTGCAGCCGCTCCCTGAACTCCATCCTGGGCAAGAGCAACCTGAAGTTTGCAGGCATGCCCATCACCCTGACCATCTCCACCAGCAGCCTCAACCTCATGGCCTCAGACTGCAAGCAG ATCATCGCCAACCACCACATGCAGTCGATTTCCTTCGCATCAGGGGGAGACCCG GACACAGCTGAATACGTTGCCTACGTTGCCAAAGACCCCGTCAATCAGAGAG CCTGCCATATCCTGGAGTGTCCTGAGGGCTTGGCCCAGGATGTGATCAGCACCATCGGGCAGGCCTTCGAGCTGCGCTTCAAGCAGTACCTGAAGAACCCTCCAAAGCTGGTGACCCCCCATGACAG GATGGCAGGGTTTGATGGCTCTGCCTgggatgaagaagaggaggaaccAGCCCCAGATCACCAGTACTACAACGACTTCCCTGGCAAGGAGCCTCCCATTGGGGGGGTCGTGGACATGCGGCTGCAGGATGGGGCAGCTCAGACCCCAAATCACTTGGGTGCCACACTG CCTGTTGGCCAATCCGGTGGGGAGTTTGACCCCCAGAAGCAGCACACTCCTGCCCAAG CAGGGAGAGAGAAGTACCCAGCtccagcaggcacagctgggcgCCCAGACCTCTTTGATGACCCGTCCTACGTCAACGTGCAGAACATAGACAAGACAAGACAAGCTCCAGCTGCCAGCACCCCTGCCACAGCCAACGGCAGCACTCAGAGGGACCTCTTTGACATGA AGCCCTTTGAAGATGCCCTGCGTGTGCCCCCCTCTGTGCCTGTGGGGCTGCCCCCTGCCCAGGTTGTGGCCTccatggaggagcagctgaggagggaGCCCTGGTACCACGGCAAAATGAGCCGCAAGGAGGCCGAGAAGCTGCTCAAGGTCAACGGGGACTTCCTGGTGAGGGAGAGCACCACCACCCCGGGCCAGTATGTGCTGACTGGcctgcagggtgggcagcccaAGCATCTGCTGCTCGTGGATCCCGAGGGAGTG GTGAGGACAAAAGATCATCGCTTTGAGAGCGTCAGCCACCTCATCAGCTACCACATGGACAATCACCTGCCCATCATCTCAGCCGGCAGTGAGATGTGCCTGCAGCAGCCCGTGGAGAGGAGGCTGTGA
- the SHC1 gene encoding SHC-transforming protein 1 isoform X4 has translation MARRQLPGFSYSLCRQRGTATTTPTTCGQHGGAGSASWHRGHLSRLGQGCLTPCLSLNHRLECQTRGALCLLPARGPPCPPPPMEYVDMNKLSCGKKTRVEGGQLGGDEWTRHGSFVNKPTRGWLHPDDKVMGSGVSYHVRYMGCVEVLQSMRALDFNTRTQVTREAIGLVCEAVPGAKGAVRRRKPCSRSLNSILGKSNLKFAGMPITLTISTSSLNLMASDCKQIIANHHMQSISFASGGDPDTAEYVAYVAKDPVNQRACHILECPEGLAQDVISTIGQAFELRFKQYLKNPPKLVTPHDRMAGFDGSAWDEEEEEPAPDHQYYNDFPGKEPPIGGVVDMRLQDGAAQTPNHLGATLPVGQSGGEFDPQKQHTPAQGREKYPAPAGTAGRPDLFDDPSYVNVQNIDKTRQAPAASTPATANGSTQRDLFDMKPFEDALRVPPSVPVGLPPAQVVASMEEQLRREPWYHGKMSRKEAEKLLKVNGDFLVRESTTTPGQYVLTGLQGGQPKHLLLVDPEGVVRTKDHRFESVSHLISYHMDNHLPIISAGSEMCLQQPVERRL, from the exons ATGGCAAGAAGGCAACTTCCAGGTTTCTCCTACTCTTTGTGCCGGCAGCGTGGCACGGCAACCACAACCCCAACCACCTGTGGACAGCATGGAGGAGCAGGGTCTGCCTCTTGGCACCGTGGCCACCTCagcaggctgggacagggctgccTAACTCCCTGTTTGTCCCTGAACCACAGGTTGGAGTGCCAGACGAGAGGGGCTCTGTGTCTGCTCCCCGCCCGGGGCCCGCCCTGCCCTCCGCCGCCGATGGAGTATGTG GATATGAACAAGCTGAGCTGTGGGAAGAAGACGCGGGTGGAAGGCGGCCAGCTGGGGGGTGATGAGTGGACCCGCCACGGCAGCTTTGTCAACAAACCCACCCGCGGCTGGCTGCACCCAGATGACAAAGTCATGGGCTCTGGGGTCTCCTACCATGTCCGG TACATGGGCTGTGTGGAAGTGCTCCAGTCCATGAGGGCTCTGGATTTCAACACCAGGACACAGGTGACCAG GGAGGCCATTGGGCTGGTATGTGAGGCTGTGCCTggtgccaagggagccgtgaggaggaggaag CCCTGCAGCCGCTCCCTGAACTCCATCCTGGGCAAGAGCAACCTGAAGTTTGCAGGCATGCCCATCACCCTGACCATCTCCACCAGCAGCCTCAACCTCATGGCCTCAGACTGCAAGCAG ATCATCGCCAACCACCACATGCAGTCGATTTCCTTCGCATCAGGGGGAGACCCG GACACAGCTGAATACGTTGCCTACGTTGCCAAAGACCCCGTCAATCAGAGAG CCTGCCATATCCTGGAGTGTCCTGAGGGCTTGGCCCAGGATGTGATCAGCACCATCGGGCAGGCCTTCGAGCTGCGCTTCAAGCAGTACCTGAAGAACCCTCCAAAGCTGGTGACCCCCCATGACAG GATGGCAGGGTTTGATGGCTCTGCCTgggatgaagaagaggaggaaccAGCCCCAGATCACCAGTACTACAACGACTTCCCTGGCAAGGAGCCTCCCATTGGGGGGGTCGTGGACATGCGGCTGCAGGATGGGGCAGCTCAGACCCCAAATCACTTGGGTGCCACACTG CCTGTTGGCCAATCCGGTGGGGAGTTTGACCCCCAGAAGCAGCACACTCCTGCCCAAG GGAGAGAGAAGTACCCAGCtccagcaggcacagctgggcgCCCAGACCTCTTTGATGACCCGTCCTACGTCAACGTGCAGAACATAGACAAGACAAGACAAGCTCCAGCTGCCAGCACCCCTGCCACAGCCAACGGCAGCACTCAGAGGGACCTCTTTGACATGA AGCCCTTTGAAGATGCCCTGCGTGTGCCCCCCTCTGTGCCTGTGGGGCTGCCCCCTGCCCAGGTTGTGGCCTccatggaggagcagctgaggagggaGCCCTGGTACCACGGCAAAATGAGCCGCAAGGAGGCCGAGAAGCTGCTCAAGGTCAACGGGGACTTCCTGGTGAGGGAGAGCACCACCACCCCGGGCCAGTATGTGCTGACTGGcctgcagggtgggcagcccaAGCATCTGCTGCTCGTGGATCCCGAGGGAGTG GTGAGGACAAAAGATCATCGCTTTGAGAGCGTCAGCCACCTCATCAGCTACCACATGGACAATCACCTGCCCATCATCTCAGCCGGCAGTGAGATGTGCCTGCAGCAGCCCGTGGAGAGGAGGCTGTGA
- the SHC1 gene encoding SHC-transforming protein 1 isoform X2 — translation MDLLQKSKYSHLRNESVSSPEEAVPGLLPSPVESLASMQSLPDSLSSSLSHAAPLVELSPDLEESPTTLCSFFPKMANLKLSNPANLLSLRGSAASSSPGEPGAPGMAALVPGGGASSGSGRPVTVCSQDMNKLSCGKKTRVEGGQLGGDEWTRHGSFVNKPTRGWLHPDDKVMGSGVSYHVRYMGCVEVLQSMRALDFNTRTQVTREAIGLVCEAVPGAKGAVRRRKPCSRSLNSILGKSNLKFAGMPITLTISTSSLNLMASDCKQIIANHHMQSISFASGGDPDTAEYVAYVAKDPVNQRACHILECPEGLAQDVISTIGQAFELRFKQYLKNPPKLVTPHDRMAGFDGSAWDEEEEEPAPDHQYYNDFPGKEPPIGGVVDMRLQDGAAQTPNHLGATLPVGQSGGEFDPQKQHTPAQGREKYPAPAGTAGRPDLFDDPSYVNVQNIDKTRQAPAASTPATANGSTQRDLFDMKPFEDALRVPPSVPVGLPPAQVVASMEEQLRREPWYHGKMSRKEAEKLLKVNGDFLVRESTTTPGQYVLTGLQGGQPKHLLLVDPEGVVRTKDHRFESVSHLISYHMDNHLPIISAGSEMCLQQPVERRL, via the exons ATGGATCTCCTGCAAAAGAGCAAATACAGCCACCTGAGGAACGAGTCTGTCTCCTCTCCGGAGGAGGCCGTGCCAGGCCTGCTGCCCTCCCCAGTGGAGTCCCTTGCAAGCATGCAGTCTCTGCCTGATTCCCTGTCCTCCTCCCTCAGCCACGCTGCACCTCTCGTGGAGCTCTCACCTGACTTGGAGGAGAGCCCTACCACCCTCTGCTCCTTCTTCCCCAAAATGGCCAACCTGAAGCTCTCCAATCCCGCCAACTTGCTCAGCTTGCGgggctctgcagccagcagcagcccaggggagCCTGGTGCCCCTGGGATGGCAGCACTAGTGCCAGGGGGTGGTGCCAGCTCCGGCTCAGGGAGACCTGTCACTGTCTGTTCCCAGGATATGAACAAGCTGAGCTGTGGGAAGAAGACGCGGGTGGAAGGCGGCCAGCTGGGGGGTGATGAGTGGACCCGCCACGGCAGCTTTGTCAACAAACCCACCCGCGGCTGGCTGCACCCAGATGACAAAGTCATGGGCTCTGGGGTCTCCTACCATGTCCGG TACATGGGCTGTGTGGAAGTGCTCCAGTCCATGAGGGCTCTGGATTTCAACACCAGGACACAGGTGACCAG GGAGGCCATTGGGCTGGTATGTGAGGCTGTGCCTggtgccaagggagccgtgaggaggaggaag CCCTGCAGCCGCTCCCTGAACTCCATCCTGGGCAAGAGCAACCTGAAGTTTGCAGGCATGCCCATCACCCTGACCATCTCCACCAGCAGCCTCAACCTCATGGCCTCAGACTGCAAGCAG ATCATCGCCAACCACCACATGCAGTCGATTTCCTTCGCATCAGGGGGAGACCCG GACACAGCTGAATACGTTGCCTACGTTGCCAAAGACCCCGTCAATCAGAGAG CCTGCCATATCCTGGAGTGTCCTGAGGGCTTGGCCCAGGATGTGATCAGCACCATCGGGCAGGCCTTCGAGCTGCGCTTCAAGCAGTACCTGAAGAACCCTCCAAAGCTGGTGACCCCCCATGACAG GATGGCAGGGTTTGATGGCTCTGCCTgggatgaagaagaggaggaaccAGCCCCAGATCACCAGTACTACAACGACTTCCCTGGCAAGGAGCCTCCCATTGGGGGGGTCGTGGACATGCGGCTGCAGGATGGGGCAGCTCAGACCCCAAATCACTTGGGTGCCACACTG CCTGTTGGCCAATCCGGTGGGGAGTTTGACCCCCAGAAGCAGCACACTCCTGCCCAAG GGAGAGAGAAGTACCCAGCtccagcaggcacagctgggcgCCCAGACCTCTTTGATGACCCGTCCTACGTCAACGTGCAGAACATAGACAAGACAAGACAAGCTCCAGCTGCCAGCACCCCTGCCACAGCCAACGGCAGCACTCAGAGGGACCTCTTTGACATGA AGCCCTTTGAAGATGCCCTGCGTGTGCCCCCCTCTGTGCCTGTGGGGCTGCCCCCTGCCCAGGTTGTGGCCTccatggaggagcagctgaggagggaGCCCTGGTACCACGGCAAAATGAGCCGCAAGGAGGCCGAGAAGCTGCTCAAGGTCAACGGGGACTTCCTGGTGAGGGAGAGCACCACCACCCCGGGCCAGTATGTGCTGACTGGcctgcagggtgggcagcccaAGCATCTGCTGCTCGTGGATCCCGAGGGAGTG GTGAGGACAAAAGATCATCGCTTTGAGAGCGTCAGCCACCTCATCAGCTACCACATGGACAATCACCTGCCCATCATCTCAGCCGGCAGTGAGATGTGCCTGCAGCAGCCCGTGGAGAGGAGGCTGTGA
- the SHC1 gene encoding SHC-transforming protein 1 isoform X1 — protein sequence MDLLQKSKYSHLRNESVSSPEEAVPGLLPSPVESLASMQSLPDSLSSSLSHAAPLVELSPDLEESPTTLCSFFPKMANLKLSNPANLLSLRGSAASSSPGEPGAPGMAALVPGGGASSGSGRPVTVCSQDMNKLSCGKKTRVEGGQLGGDEWTRHGSFVNKPTRGWLHPDDKVMGSGVSYHVRYMGCVEVLQSMRALDFNTRTQVTREAIGLVCEAVPGAKGAVRRRKPCSRSLNSILGKSNLKFAGMPITLTISTSSLNLMASDCKQIIANHHMQSISFASGGDPDTAEYVAYVAKDPVNQRACHILECPEGLAQDVISTIGQAFELRFKQYLKNPPKLVTPHDRMAGFDGSAWDEEEEEPAPDHQYYNDFPGKEPPIGGVVDMRLQDGAAQTPNHLGATLPVGQSGGEFDPQKQHTPAQAGREKYPAPAGTAGRPDLFDDPSYVNVQNIDKTRQAPAASTPATANGSTQRDLFDMKPFEDALRVPPSVPVGLPPAQVVASMEEQLRREPWYHGKMSRKEAEKLLKVNGDFLVRESTTTPGQYVLTGLQGGQPKHLLLVDPEGVVRTKDHRFESVSHLISYHMDNHLPIISAGSEMCLQQPVERRL from the exons ATGGATCTCCTGCAAAAGAGCAAATACAGCCACCTGAGGAACGAGTCTGTCTCCTCTCCGGAGGAGGCCGTGCCAGGCCTGCTGCCCTCCCCAGTGGAGTCCCTTGCAAGCATGCAGTCTCTGCCTGATTCCCTGTCCTCCTCCCTCAGCCACGCTGCACCTCTCGTGGAGCTCTCACCTGACTTGGAGGAGAGCCCTACCACCCTCTGCTCCTTCTTCCCCAAAATGGCCAACCTGAAGCTCTCCAATCCCGCCAACTTGCTCAGCTTGCGgggctctgcagccagcagcagcccaggggagCCTGGTGCCCCTGGGATGGCAGCACTAGTGCCAGGGGGTGGTGCCAGCTCCGGCTCAGGGAGACCTGTCACTGTCTGTTCCCAGGATATGAACAAGCTGAGCTGTGGGAAGAAGACGCGGGTGGAAGGCGGCCAGCTGGGGGGTGATGAGTGGACCCGCCACGGCAGCTTTGTCAACAAACCCACCCGCGGCTGGCTGCACCCAGATGACAAAGTCATGGGCTCTGGGGTCTCCTACCATGTCCGG TACATGGGCTGTGTGGAAGTGCTCCAGTCCATGAGGGCTCTGGATTTCAACACCAGGACACAGGTGACCAG GGAGGCCATTGGGCTGGTATGTGAGGCTGTGCCTggtgccaagggagccgtgaggaggaggaag CCCTGCAGCCGCTCCCTGAACTCCATCCTGGGCAAGAGCAACCTGAAGTTTGCAGGCATGCCCATCACCCTGACCATCTCCACCAGCAGCCTCAACCTCATGGCCTCAGACTGCAAGCAG ATCATCGCCAACCACCACATGCAGTCGATTTCCTTCGCATCAGGGGGAGACCCG GACACAGCTGAATACGTTGCCTACGTTGCCAAAGACCCCGTCAATCAGAGAG CCTGCCATATCCTGGAGTGTCCTGAGGGCTTGGCCCAGGATGTGATCAGCACCATCGGGCAGGCCTTCGAGCTGCGCTTCAAGCAGTACCTGAAGAACCCTCCAAAGCTGGTGACCCCCCATGACAG GATGGCAGGGTTTGATGGCTCTGCCTgggatgaagaagaggaggaaccAGCCCCAGATCACCAGTACTACAACGACTTCCCTGGCAAGGAGCCTCCCATTGGGGGGGTCGTGGACATGCGGCTGCAGGATGGGGCAGCTCAGACCCCAAATCACTTGGGTGCCACACTG CCTGTTGGCCAATCCGGTGGGGAGTTTGACCCCCAGAAGCAGCACACTCCTGCCCAAG CAGGGAGAGAGAAGTACCCAGCtccagcaggcacagctgggcgCCCAGACCTCTTTGATGACCCGTCCTACGTCAACGTGCAGAACATAGACAAGACAAGACAAGCTCCAGCTGCCAGCACCCCTGCCACAGCCAACGGCAGCACTCAGAGGGACCTCTTTGACATGA AGCCCTTTGAAGATGCCCTGCGTGTGCCCCCCTCTGTGCCTGTGGGGCTGCCCCCTGCCCAGGTTGTGGCCTccatggaggagcagctgaggagggaGCCCTGGTACCACGGCAAAATGAGCCGCAAGGAGGCCGAGAAGCTGCTCAAGGTCAACGGGGACTTCCTGGTGAGGGAGAGCACCACCACCCCGGGCCAGTATGTGCTGACTGGcctgcagggtgggcagcccaAGCATCTGCTGCTCGTGGATCCCGAGGGAGTG GTGAGGACAAAAGATCATCGCTTTGAGAGCGTCAGCCACCTCATCAGCTACCACATGGACAATCACCTGCCCATCATCTCAGCCGGCAGTGAGATGTGCCTGCAGCAGCCCGTGGAGAGGAGGCTGTGA
- the SHC1 gene encoding SHC-transforming protein 1 isoform X6, with protein sequence MNKLSCGKKTRVEGGQLGGDEWTRHGSFVNKPTRGWLHPDDKVMGSGVSYHVRYMGCVEVLQSMRALDFNTRTQVTREAIGLVCEAVPGAKGAVRRRKPCSRSLNSILGKSNLKFAGMPITLTISTSSLNLMASDCKQIIANHHMQSISFASGGDPDTAEYVAYVAKDPVNQRACHILECPEGLAQDVISTIGQAFELRFKQYLKNPPKLVTPHDRMAGFDGSAWDEEEEEPAPDHQYYNDFPGKEPPIGGVVDMRLQDGAAQTPNHLGATLPVGQSGGEFDPQKQHTPAQAGREKYPAPAGTAGRPDLFDDPSYVNVQNIDKTRQAPAASTPATANGSTQRDLFDMKPFEDALRVPPSVPVGLPPAQVVASMEEQLRREPWYHGKMSRKEAEKLLKVNGDFLVRESTTTPGQYVLTGLQGGQPKHLLLVDPEGVVRTKDHRFESVSHLISYHMDNHLPIISAGSEMCLQQPVERRL encoded by the exons ATGAACAAGCTGAGCTGTGGGAAGAAGACGCGGGTGGAAGGCGGCCAGCTGGGGGGTGATGAGTGGACCCGCCACGGCAGCTTTGTCAACAAACCCACCCGCGGCTGGCTGCACCCAGATGACAAAGTCATGGGCTCTGGGGTCTCCTACCATGTCCGG TACATGGGCTGTGTGGAAGTGCTCCAGTCCATGAGGGCTCTGGATTTCAACACCAGGACACAGGTGACCAG GGAGGCCATTGGGCTGGTATGTGAGGCTGTGCCTggtgccaagggagccgtgaggaggaggaag CCCTGCAGCCGCTCCCTGAACTCCATCCTGGGCAAGAGCAACCTGAAGTTTGCAGGCATGCCCATCACCCTGACCATCTCCACCAGCAGCCTCAACCTCATGGCCTCAGACTGCAAGCAG ATCATCGCCAACCACCACATGCAGTCGATTTCCTTCGCATCAGGGGGAGACCCG GACACAGCTGAATACGTTGCCTACGTTGCCAAAGACCCCGTCAATCAGAGAG CCTGCCATATCCTGGAGTGTCCTGAGGGCTTGGCCCAGGATGTGATCAGCACCATCGGGCAGGCCTTCGAGCTGCGCTTCAAGCAGTACCTGAAGAACCCTCCAAAGCTGGTGACCCCCCATGACAG GATGGCAGGGTTTGATGGCTCTGCCTgggatgaagaagaggaggaaccAGCCCCAGATCACCAGTACTACAACGACTTCCCTGGCAAGGAGCCTCCCATTGGGGGGGTCGTGGACATGCGGCTGCAGGATGGGGCAGCTCAGACCCCAAATCACTTGGGTGCCACACTG CCTGTTGGCCAATCCGGTGGGGAGTTTGACCCCCAGAAGCAGCACACTCCTGCCCAAG CAGGGAGAGAGAAGTACCCAGCtccagcaggcacagctgggcgCCCAGACCTCTTTGATGACCCGTCCTACGTCAACGTGCAGAACATAGACAAGACAAGACAAGCTCCAGCTGCCAGCACCCCTGCCACAGCCAACGGCAGCACTCAGAGGGACCTCTTTGACATGA AGCCCTTTGAAGATGCCCTGCGTGTGCCCCCCTCTGTGCCTGTGGGGCTGCCCCCTGCCCAGGTTGTGGCCTccatggaggagcagctgaggagggaGCCCTGGTACCACGGCAAAATGAGCCGCAAGGAGGCCGAGAAGCTGCTCAAGGTCAACGGGGACTTCCTGGTGAGGGAGAGCACCACCACCCCGGGCCAGTATGTGCTGACTGGcctgcagggtgggcagcccaAGCATCTGCTGCTCGTGGATCCCGAGGGAGTG GTGAGGACAAAAGATCATCGCTTTGAGAGCGTCAGCCACCTCATCAGCTACCACATGGACAATCACCTGCCCATCATCTCAGCCGGCAGTGAGATGTGCCTGCAGCAGCCCGTGGAGAGGAGGCTGTGA